The proteins below come from a single Treponema phagedenis genomic window:
- a CDS encoding acyl-CoA thioesterase: MFSISFPVRSYELDSYNHVNNAVYLSYLEFTRMEYLTATGFDYQKFAEAGYMLYVTSVNIKYKLSARLFDTLTVEVYPIKLRKASGTFKQIIKNQHGDVCVEAEVGWACVSRATGKPTKLPDEYITAGLKPAE, translated from the coding sequence ATGTTTTCAATAAGTTTTCCCGTCCGTTCATATGAGCTTGACTCTTATAACCATGTAAATAATGCAGTTTATTTATCGTATCTTGAATTTACTCGCATGGAATACCTTACTGCTACCGGCTTTGATTATCAAAAGTTTGCAGAGGCGGGGTATATGCTATATGTTACTTCGGTGAACATTAAATATAAGCTTTCAGCGCGGCTTTTTGACACGCTTACGGTTGAGGTTTATCCCATAAAACTGAGAAAAGCCTCAGGCACTTTTAAACAGATTATCAAAAATCAACACGGAGACGTTTGTGTAGAAGCGGAAGTCGGCTGGGCATGCGTAAGCAGGGCTACAGGAAAGCCGACAAAACTCCCCGACGAATATATCACTGCAGGCTTAAAACCCGCCGAGTAA
- a CDS encoding 1-acyl-sn-glycerol-3-phosphate acyltransferase, with the protein MEKRSLEEQFKDVLPLLEKYSRKATIVDETTVLQTENTAIRKIIDSMMTQVLLPGSEMRGTNHIQEFLKLTNEGKKGIILAEHYSNFDLPCLLHLMENGSAEGKELSKKIIAIAGMKLSEDNKYVSALAEAYDRIVIYPSRTLNSITDEKILADETLRSRKINLAAMKALEKERNDGRVVLVFPSGTRYRPGKPETKRGLREIDSYIRTSDVMMLISINGNCLRISDDPSNMMGDIVCKDKIVMEASTVFDTATFREDAMTWHPDAEDRKQNVVDYVMHILAQMHDKNEEGRLS; encoded by the coding sequence ATGGAGAAGCGTTCTTTGGAAGAGCAATTCAAAGATGTCTTGCCTTTGTTAGAGAAATATTCACGAAAAGCAACTATCGTTGACGAAACTACCGTTTTACAAACAGAAAACACCGCTATTCGAAAAATTATTGATTCGATGATGACACAAGTTTTATTACCCGGTTCTGAAATGAGAGGCACAAATCATATTCAGGAATTTTTAAAACTTACCAACGAGGGTAAAAAGGGTATTATTTTAGCGGAACATTACAGCAATTTTGATTTACCCTGTTTGCTCCACTTGATGGAAAACGGAAGTGCGGAAGGTAAAGAGCTTTCAAAAAAGATTATTGCTATTGCGGGAATGAAGCTCAGTGAAGATAATAAATATGTTTCCGCCCTTGCGGAAGCGTATGACAGAATCGTTATTTATCCGAGCAGAACATTAAACTCAATTACCGATGAAAAAATTCTGGCGGACGAAACACTGCGCAGCAGAAAAATTAACTTGGCGGCTATGAAAGCCCTTGAAAAAGAACGTAATGATGGCAGAGTTGTGTTAGTTTTTCCGTCTGGCACTCGATATAGACCGGGAAAGCCCGAAACAAAGCGCGGTTTACGAGAAATAGACTCTTATATCCGCACCTCGGATGTCATGATGCTGATTTCAATTAACGGAAACTGCTTACGGATTTCCGATGATCCCTCCAACATGATGGGGGATATTGTGTGCAAAGATAAAATTGTTATGGAAGCAAGCACGGTTTTCGACACCGCGACTTTTCGAGAAGATGCAATGACGTGGCATCCCGATGCGGAAGATAGAAAGCAAAATGTTGTTGATTATGTTATGCACATTCTTGCCCAAATGCATGATAAAAATGAAGAAGGAAGGCTTTCATAA
- a CDS encoding HAD-IA family hydrolase has product MIKHLLFDMDNTLYSCTNKIDEAIGKRMIQFAADFLNTTYEHAKELRKTEKIKYGTTLQWLKLGYGFKDDDAYFNAVHPEYEINELEPDPNLRSFLLALNMPMTVLTNAPMMHAERVLKFFNIYDIFLGIFDISFHNGNGKPHPDCFYNTLKQVNKTVEETLFLDDYPHYLLGFKNIGGRIALIDEKNKYEDFAKEHSIPVLKTIYELPKLLETINN; this is encoded by the coding sequence GTGATTAAACATTTATTATTTGATATGGATAATACGCTTTATTCATGTACAAATAAAATTGACGAGGCTATTGGAAAACGCATGATTCAATTTGCGGCGGACTTCTTAAATACCACATATGAGCACGCAAAAGAATTACGAAAAACGGAAAAAATAAAATACGGGACAACGTTACAGTGGCTGAAACTTGGATACGGATTTAAAGATGATGATGCGTATTTTAATGCGGTGCATCCGGAATATGAAATAAATGAGCTGGAGCCCGATCCGAATCTGCGTTCTTTTTTGCTTGCATTAAATATGCCTATGACTGTTTTAACCAATGCGCCAATGATGCACGCAGAGCGAGTCTTAAAATTTTTTAATATTTATGATATTTTTCTCGGAATTTTTGATATTTCTTTTCATAACGGAAACGGCAAACCTCATCCGGACTGTTTTTATAATACCTTGAAACAGGTGAATAAAACGGTTGAAGAAACACTCTTTTTAGATGATTACCCGCACTACTTGCTTGGATTTAAAAACATCGGAGGAAGGATCGCCCTGATTGATGAGAAAAATAAGTACGAAGATTTTGCAAAAGAACACTCAATACCGGTGTTGAAAACCATATATGAATTACCGAAATTATTAGAAACAATAAATAATTGA